The proteins below are encoded in one region of Synergistaceae bacterium:
- a CDS encoding site-2 protease family protein, translating to MRMPAFAELLLSVPAVLWAITFHEFCHGYMAYILGDPTAKNAGRLSLNPLQHLDPVGALMLLLFRFGWAKPVPIDPRYFKKPRRDMLLVSIAGVSGNFLTAFIFGMFARFFPRVFLANAALRQFVVLMIVINIGLAVFNLIPIPPLDGSKLLYPLLPPYMLEKFFWLERYGFFLLMILVALGVVQMIMGPVVMFFLRLILF from the coding sequence ATGAGAATGCCTGCCTTTGCGGAGCTGCTTTTAAGCGTTCCAGCCGTCCTGTGGGCGATAACGTTTCACGAGTTCTGCCACGGATACATGGCCTATATCCTGGGCGACCCGACCGCAAAGAACGCCGGGAGGCTGTCCCTCAACCCTTTGCAACACCTGGATCCGGTGGGAGCGCTGATGCTGCTGCTTTTCCGCTTCGGATGGGCGAAGCCTGTCCCGATCGACCCTCGCTATTTCAAGAAGCCTAGAAGGGACATGCTTCTCGTCTCGATCGCGGGGGTGTCGGGCAACTTCCTGACGGCGTTCATATTCGGCATGTTCGCCCGCTTCTTTCCCCGCGTCTTCCTGGCCAATGCCGCCCTAAGGCAATTCGTCGTTCTGATGATCGTGATCAACATCGGACTCGCCGTGTTCAACCTGATCCCCATCCCTCCGCTTGACGGCTCCAAGCTACTCTACCCCCTCCTGCCCCCCTACATGCTGGAGAAGTTCTTCTGGCTGGAGAGATACGGCTTCTTCCTGCTGATGATCCTGGTCGCGCTGGGAGTGGTGCAGATGATTATGGGTCCGGTCGTCATGTTCTTCCTCAGGCTGATCTTGTTTTAG
- the surE gene encoding 5'/3'-nucleotidase SurE, whose protein sequence is MKLLITNDDGVLAPGIVELVRRLSEHGEDCTVVAPDRERSSTGHSVTLTRPLKLWPVEEGLYPDSCRVYACDGTPSDCVLLGLEVIRTDADMVLAGINRGPNLGDDLTYSGTVSAAMEGLLLGRPSMAFSLDCREEDEEHHYGTVSAVARALVDRSRLSPLPKEVLLSVNVPNLPLDEIRGTMVTRKGVRRYEEKVNRMKDPTGRSCYWVMGRAVDLLDEGSDVWAVAHGYVSITPVHMDMTHYPSLESLVSDGLEKINFS, encoded by the coding sequence ATGAAGCTTCTTATCACTAACGACGACGGAGTCCTTGCGCCGGGCATAGTGGAGCTTGTCCGCCGCCTCTCGGAGCACGGGGAGGACTGTACCGTGGTGGCCCCCGACAGGGAGAGAAGCAGCACGGGGCACTCGGTGACCCTGACCCGCCCGCTTAAACTGTGGCCGGTGGAAGAGGGGCTCTATCCGGATTCCTGCAGGGTCTACGCGTGCGACGGAACACCCTCCGACTGTGTGCTGCTGGGACTGGAGGTGATCCGGACGGATGCGGATATGGTGCTGGCGGGGATAAACAGGGGCCCAAACCTGGGTGACGATCTTACTTACTCCGGCACGGTCTCCGCCGCGATGGAGGGTCTCCTTCTCGGTCGTCCCTCCATGGCCTTCTCGCTGGACTGCCGCGAGGAGGACGAGGAGCATCACTACGGCACTGTGTCCGCCGTCGCCCGTGCTCTGGTCGATCGTTCCAGGCTCTCCCCCCTTCCCAAAGAGGTGCTGCTGAGCGTGAACGTCCCCAACCTGCCGCTGGACGAGATAAGGGGAACGATGGTGACCCGCAAGGGAGTGCGCAGGTACGAGGAGAAGGTCAACCGGATGAAGGATCCGACGGGGCGCTCCTGCTACTGGGTGATGGGGAGGGCGGTGGACCTGCTGGACGAGGGCAGCGACGTCTGGGCCGTCGCTCACGGTTACGTGTCGATAACGCCGGTGCACATGGACATGACCCACTACCCGTCGCTCGAAAGTCTGGTTTCGGATGGACTGGAAAAAATAAACTTTAGTTAA
- the purH gene encoding bifunctional phosphoribosylaminoimidazolecarboxamide formyltransferase/IMP cyclohydrolase, with the protein MKRRALLSVYDKTGIVELAKSLFDLGWELYSSSGTYSFLRKAGIEVVEVAQITGYPHILGGRVKTLHPKIFGGILARRESSVDMSEIDELSIPLMDMIVCNLYPFEQAARDVRPLEELLEEIDIGGVSLLRAGGKNFSQVIVLMDTADYSPVVEELRSDGDVSTATRERLAIKAFAATSSYDAMIVEGIKQATGFSHPEQPIDLPLVLRRRHQLRYGENPHQDAALYLPPLSNLPWEQLSGKPLSYNNILDADCAMRGCALLQGYCGALVVKHATPCGMATGETPLEAYERAYDCDSLSAYGGVVGISRKIDMEAAAALSGKFIDVLIAPGYDEGAASLLAEKKPSLRVLEWKGGRVFRDQFVGTWSGMLVQEDSLPPMPDLKKCRWIGKSRHDLKEDILLAWKAAALSKSNAISIVKNGATIGIGAGFCSRFHAARFAVEQAGEAAKGAAMGSDAFFPFPDAIEQAAKAGIAVIVQPGGSIRDEEVFAAAEKHGISMLISPNRTFRH; encoded by the coding sequence ATAAAACGGCGAGCGCTTCTCTCTGTTTACGATAAAACAGGGATCGTCGAGTTGGCGAAATCTCTTTTCGACCTCGGCTGGGAGCTCTACTCGAGCTCGGGGACATACTCCTTCCTCCGCAAGGCGGGGATAGAGGTCGTCGAGGTGGCCCAGATAACCGGCTACCCTCATATACTTGGCGGAAGGGTGAAGACTCTGCACCCCAAGATCTTCGGAGGGATACTCGCGCGCAGAGAGAGCTCCGTCGACATGAGCGAGATCGACGAGCTGTCCATCCCCCTGATGGACATGATCGTCTGCAACCTCTACCCTTTCGAGCAGGCGGCCAGGGACGTGCGTCCCCTCGAGGAGCTGCTCGAGGAGATCGACATAGGCGGAGTCTCGCTTCTGAGGGCGGGTGGCAAGAACTTCAGCCAGGTGATAGTCCTGATGGACACAGCGGACTACTCACCCGTAGTGGAGGAGCTGAGAAGCGATGGCGACGTGTCGACCGCCACGCGGGAGCGACTTGCGATAAAAGCCTTCGCCGCCACCTCTTCCTACGACGCCATGATCGTCGAAGGAATCAAGCAGGCCACGGGTTTCTCCCATCCGGAGCAGCCTATTGACCTGCCCCTGGTTCTTAGGCGTCGCCATCAGCTTCGGTACGGCGAAAACCCCCACCAGGATGCCGCCCTCTACCTGCCCCCTCTGAGCAATCTCCCTTGGGAGCAGCTCTCGGGCAAGCCCCTGTCCTACAACAATATACTGGACGCCGACTGCGCCATGCGCGGCTGCGCTCTGCTCCAAGGCTATTGCGGCGCCCTGGTTGTGAAACACGCGACCCCCTGCGGGATGGCCACGGGAGAGACGCCCTTGGAGGCATACGAGCGTGCCTACGACTGCGACTCGCTTTCGGCCTACGGCGGAGTCGTGGGAATTTCGAGAAAGATCGACATGGAGGCGGCTGCGGCCCTTTCGGGCAAGTTCATAGATGTCCTGATCGCCCCGGGCTACGACGAGGGCGCTGCCTCCCTCCTGGCGGAGAAAAAACCCTCCCTCCGAGTCCTGGAATGGAAGGGAGGCAGGGTTTTCCGTGATCAATTCGTAGGCACTTGGAGCGGGATGCTGGTGCAGGAGGACTCTCTGCCGCCCATGCCCGACCTGAAAAAGTGCAGATGGATAGGAAAGTCGCGACACGATCTGAAGGAGGATATTCTGCTCGCCTGGAAGGCGGCCGCCCTTTCGAAGAGCAACGCCATCTCCATCGTGAAGAACGGAGCGACAATCGGCATCGGCGCCGGCTTCTGCAGCAGGTTTCACGCCGCGCGGTTCGCCGTGGAACAAGCCGGGGAGGCGGCCAAGGGGGCGGCCATGGGATCCGACGCCTTCTTCCCCTTCCCCGACGCTATCGAGCAGGCCGCCAAGGCCGGAATCGCCGTCATAGTGCAGCCGGGAGGCTCCATAAGGGACGAGGAGGTCTTCGCCGCCGCCGAAAAGCACGGCATCTCCATGCTGATAAGCCCGAACCGCACCTTCCGGCATTGA
- the hemW gene encoding radical SAM family heme chaperone HemW yields MRSSTGEDIAGLILSGGEDFSIYLHIPFCAAKCPYCSFYSFVPSEGEVESYCSLLAREIDFYGELLKGGGVRAATFYFGGGTPTLLAPDRWRGLLTRLGELIPQSEGMEISVEANPDSLLEEHLSAWREHGVTRVSVGVQSLSDDELVLLERLHDSKKAEHAVRMCVDEGFSVSADLIFGLPGQSLRSFAKSVEGVVSLGVDHLSLYQLTVDEGCRWSEQREPGPADGYGFYRWAQWRMPKYGFSQYEIASFARPGRECRHNMAYWTNGQVLALGAGAWGCADGLRYRNERTAAGYAAAIVATGNAVSAMEPLDAEGRAREAAILLLRTSRGIVYDEFISRHGEDSLAEILAVLRQEVPPECLIQGESSLTLSPRGMRVANAIWRLIVQPSPVRGRGFCPRQEAPR; encoded by the coding sequence ATGAGGAGTAGCACGGGCGAGGATATAGCGGGATTAATCCTCTCGGGCGGAGAGGATTTTTCCATCTACCTGCACATCCCCTTCTGCGCCGCCAAGTGTCCCTACTGCTCTTTCTACAGCTTCGTGCCGTCCGAGGGGGAGGTGGAAAGCTACTGCTCGCTTCTTGCGAGGGAGATCGACTTTTACGGAGAACTCCTGAAGGGCGGCGGTGTTCGTGCCGCTACATTCTACTTCGGCGGCGGGACCCCGACACTGCTTGCGCCGGATCGGTGGCGCGGTCTTCTGACCCGCCTTGGCGAACTCATCCCGCAGTCCGAGGGCATGGAGATAAGCGTGGAGGCGAACCCGGACTCCCTGTTGGAAGAGCACCTGTCCGCCTGGAGGGAGCACGGGGTGACAAGGGTGAGCGTGGGGGTCCAGAGCCTCTCCGACGACGAGCTGGTTCTGCTCGAGAGGCTGCACGATTCGAAAAAGGCCGAGCACGCAGTTCGGATGTGCGTGGACGAAGGCTTCTCCGTGAGCGCGGACCTGATCTTCGGGCTTCCGGGTCAGAGCCTGAGGTCGTTCGCCAAATCGGTTGAAGGGGTCGTGTCGCTTGGCGTGGATCACCTGTCGCTCTACCAGCTCACGGTAGACGAGGGTTGCAGATGGTCGGAGCAACGAGAGCCCGGTCCCGCGGACGGGTACGGATTCTACAGGTGGGCCCAGTGGCGTATGCCGAAATACGGATTCTCGCAGTACGAGATAGCGAGCTTCGCCCGGCCCGGGAGGGAGTGCCGCCACAACATGGCTTACTGGACGAATGGCCAAGTGCTGGCCCTCGGCGCCGGGGCGTGGGGGTGCGCCGACGGGCTCAGATACCGCAACGAGCGGACCGCGGCGGGCTACGCGGCTGCGATCGTTGCCACGGGGAACGCCGTCTCGGCGATGGAGCCTCTGGATGCGGAGGGGCGTGCGCGGGAGGCTGCGATACTGCTGCTGCGCACCTCGAGGGGCATAGTCTACGACGAATTCATCTCCCGGCACGGCGAGGACAGCCTTGCGGAGATACTGGCCGTGTTGAGGCAGGAAGTCCCACCCGAGTGCCTTATCCAGGGCGAGTCGTCGCTGACCCTATCCCCGAGGGGGATGAGGGTCGCCAACGCGATCTGGAGGCTGATCGTCCAGCCCTCTCCCGTTAGAGGGAGAGGGTTCTGTCCACGGCAAGAAGCGCCTCGGTGA
- a CDS encoding argininosuccinate synthase — translation MSKNGKVVLAYSGGLDTSVAVVWLKEQGYDVITMTADVGQQAVDLEAAKAKALRTGAEKAYVLDLKKQFVEQFVWPSLKANGMYQSVYPLNSALSRPLIAEVLVEIAKKEGAVAIAHGCTGKGQDQVRIEVCANALDPDLAVLAPVRDWCFSREAEMEYAQAHGIPVEATHASPYSIDDNIWGRSIECGILEDPWNEPPYDAYALTCEPEEAPEHPDIVEIQFEKGVPTALDGVHMDGPTLVQRLNELAGKHGVGRIDMVEDRLVGFKSREVYECPAAITLLNAHRALETLTLDKKVLAAKKELEAKFGELTYEGYWFSPLKDAIDAFIDETQQYVSGVVKVRLYKGMAVVRGMKAPKSIYSETLATYSENDGFDHTAAVGFIKIWGLPIKTWRQVHESKEAVKIVAK, via the coding sequence ATGTCGAAGAACGGGAAGGTAGTGCTTGCTTACAGTGGAGGGCTTGACACGTCCGTGGCGGTGGTCTGGCTGAAGGAGCAGGGGTACGACGTGATCACCATGACGGCGGATGTCGGGCAGCAGGCGGTCGATCTCGAGGCGGCGAAGGCCAAGGCGCTTCGGACCGGGGCGGAGAAGGCCTACGTTCTCGACCTGAAGAAGCAGTTCGTCGAGCAGTTCGTCTGGCCGTCCTTGAAGGCGAACGGTATGTACCAGAGCGTATATCCGCTTAACTCGGCTCTCTCCCGGCCTCTGATCGCGGAGGTGCTGGTCGAGATAGCCAAGAAGGAGGGCGCTGTCGCTATAGCGCACGGATGCACAGGCAAGGGGCAGGACCAGGTGAGGATCGAGGTCTGCGCCAACGCCCTTGACCCGGACCTGGCGGTTCTGGCCCCGGTTCGAGACTGGTGCTTCTCCCGCGAGGCCGAGATGGAGTACGCGCAGGCTCACGGCATCCCGGTGGAGGCCACCCACGCCTCCCCCTACAGCATAGACGACAACATCTGGGGGCGGTCGATAGAGTGCGGCATCCTCGAGGACCCATGGAACGAGCCCCCCTACGACGCCTACGCTCTGACCTGCGAGCCCGAGGAGGCTCCCGAGCATCCGGACATCGTGGAGATCCAGTTCGAGAAGGGCGTGCCGACGGCCCTCGACGGGGTCCACATGGACGGCCCTACGCTGGTGCAGAGGCTGAACGAGCTGGCCGGCAAGCACGGAGTGGGCCGGATCGACATGGTCGAGGACAGGCTGGTGGGGTTCAAGAGCCGCGAGGTCTACGAATGCCCCGCCGCGATCACCCTGTTAAACGCTCACAGGGCGCTCGAGACCTTGACGTTGGACAAGAAGGTGCTTGCGGCGAAGAAGGAGCTCGAGGCCAAGTTCGGTGAGCTGACCTACGAGGGGTACTGGTTCTCTCCCCTGAAGGACGCGATAGACGCCTTCATCGACGAGACCCAGCAGTACGTCAGCGGTGTCGTCAAGGTCCGTCTTTACAAGGGAATGGCGGTCGTCCGCGGGATGAAGGCGCCGAAGTCGATCTACAGCGAAACTTTGGCCACCTACTCGGAGAATGATGGCTTCGACCATACCGCAGCCGTCGGGTTCATCAAGATATGGGGGCTTCCGATAAAGACGTGGCGGCAGGTGCACGAGAGCAAGGAGGCCGTGAAGATAGTGGCCAAGTAG
- the lepA gene encoding elongation factor 4, producing the protein MEQKRIRNFCIIAHIDHGKSTLADRLLEETRTIESRDMKLQVLDSLDLERERGITIKLVPVRMNYRAEDGEEYVLNLIDTPGHVDFGYEVSRSLAACEGALLVVDSTQGVEAQTLANAYMAVDQGLEILPVINKIDLPSSRPDYVIKEIEEVVGIDCDEVILASAKEGSGITEILERIVRDVPAPEGDPGAPLQAMIFDSKYDNYKGVICYVRVVNGTMRPGRNIRFMATGNVFPLEEVGVLRPSFEPASELVAGEVGYVVSNIKTVAEANVGDTITEDARPASSALPGYRKVKPVVFCGFYPVERDDYPQLRDALEKLVLNDSAITFEPETSLALGFGFRCGFLGLLHMDVSKERLRREFDVELVATAPNVIYEVLTKSGEVIEAHRPSDFPEIGDIEEIREPMIKLTLFVPSDYVGKVMKLCQDKRGVYISMDYLAPDRVRLVYELPLAEFIIDFHDKLKSQTRGFASLDYEHTGLKPSDLVRVDVLISGEAADAFSFICHRDFAYTRGQAVVRKLKELIPSQLFEVPIQASIGKKVIVRQNVKALRKDVIAKCYGGDITRKRKLLERQREGKKRMKQIGRVSIPQEAFLAFLKVEEDEE; encoded by the coding sequence ATGGAACAGAAGCGCATTAGGAATTTTTGCATCATAGCTCATATCGACCACGGGAAATCCACTCTGGCCGACAGGCTGCTGGAGGAGACCAGGACGATCGAATCCCGGGATATGAAGCTGCAGGTCCTCGACTCCCTCGACCTCGAGAGGGAGAGGGGGATCACGATAAAACTCGTCCCCGTCCGGATGAACTACAGGGCGGAGGACGGGGAGGAATACGTCCTCAACCTGATAGACACGCCGGGGCACGTCGACTTCGGCTACGAGGTATCGCGATCGCTGGCCGCCTGCGAGGGGGCGCTGCTCGTGGTTGACTCGACGCAGGGCGTGGAGGCCCAGACCTTGGCCAACGCCTACATGGCGGTGGACCAAGGGCTCGAGATTCTGCCGGTGATCAACAAGATAGACCTGCCGTCGTCGCGCCCCGATTACGTGATAAAGGAGATCGAGGAGGTCGTCGGGATCGACTGCGACGAGGTCATACTCGCCAGCGCCAAGGAGGGCAGCGGAATCACGGAGATCCTGGAGCGAATCGTGCGAGACGTACCCGCTCCCGAGGGCGATCCGGGCGCACCTCTGCAGGCCATGATATTCGACTCCAAATACGACAACTACAAGGGAGTCATCTGCTACGTCCGGGTGGTGAACGGGACGATGAGGCCGGGGCGAAACATACGGTTCATGGCGACGGGAAATGTATTCCCCCTGGAGGAGGTCGGGGTGCTTCGACCCAGCTTCGAACCCGCTTCGGAGTTGGTCGCCGGGGAGGTGGGCTACGTTGTCTCCAACATCAAGACAGTGGCCGAGGCGAACGTCGGTGACACGATAACGGAGGATGCCCGTCCCGCCTCGTCCGCCCTTCCGGGCTACAGGAAGGTCAAGCCGGTTGTCTTCTGCGGCTTCTACCCCGTGGAGAGGGACGACTACCCCCAGCTGCGCGACGCGTTGGAGAAGCTCGTGCTAAACGACTCGGCGATAACCTTCGAACCGGAGACGTCGTTGGCGCTGGGCTTCGGCTTCAGGTGCGGCTTCCTGGGGCTGTTGCACATGGACGTGTCGAAGGAGCGCCTGCGCAGGGAGTTCGACGTAGAGCTGGTGGCCACCGCCCCCAACGTTATCTACGAGGTTCTGACGAAGAGCGGGGAGGTCATCGAGGCGCATCGCCCTTCTGACTTTCCCGAGATTGGAGATATCGAGGAGATACGGGAGCCGATGATAAAGCTCACCCTCTTCGTGCCGTCGGATTACGTCGGCAAGGTGATGAAGCTCTGCCAGGACAAGAGGGGGGTCTACATATCGATGGACTACCTTGCCCCCGACCGGGTGAGGCTCGTCTACGAGCTGCCGCTGGCCGAGTTCATAATAGATTTTCACGACAAGCTGAAGTCCCAGACGAGGGGCTTCGCGTCGCTCGACTACGAGCACACGGGACTGAAACCCTCCGATCTGGTTAGGGTCGATGTGCTGATCAGCGGCGAGGCGGCCGACGCTTTCTCCTTCATCTGCCACCGGGACTTCGCCTACACCCGCGGACAGGCGGTGGTGCGAAAACTGAAGGAGCTGATCCCGAGCCAGCTCTTCGAAGTCCCGATACAGGCGTCCATCGGCAAGAAGGTGATTGTCCGCCAGAACGTGAAGGCCCTCCGAAAAGACGTGATAGCCAAGTGCTACGGGGGCGACATCACCCGCAAGCGCAAGCTGCTCGAGAGGCAGAGAGAGGGAAAGAAACGCATGAAGCAGATCGGGAGGGTGTCCATCCCTCAGGAGGCCTTCCTCGCCTTCCTGAAGGTGGAGGAGGATGAGGAGTAG
- a CDS encoding molybdenum cofactor guanylyltransferase, which produces MSICNEVLPRTTLILAGGQGTRMGGEKLALAVDSELLLSKVVRRIVSFSDEILLSVTPGQVPYVSSVLSGIISRYGIRVVQDSIPMRAGPLLGIVSGLEASSSDWLFVCACDMPAISEAVVRTLWKSGDKSASVIVPYIGGFYQPLHAFYNRSCLPEAGRLLREGRRKTTALYDMVPVSLVEDGNFSHLPGYKRSFENINSMDDLERVAGPLR; this is translated from the coding sequence TTGAGTATTTGTAACGAGGTGCTGCCCCGGACGACTTTGATCCTCGCCGGGGGACAGGGAACGCGCATGGGCGGAGAGAAGCTGGCATTGGCCGTCGACTCGGAGCTTCTCCTGTCGAAGGTCGTCAGGAGGATAGTCTCATTCTCCGACGAGATTCTTCTTTCTGTGACGCCCGGCCAGGTTCCGTATGTTTCCAGCGTGCTGTCGGGTATAATCTCCAGGTACGGCATTCGCGTCGTGCAGGACAGCATTCCGATGAGAGCCGGCCCTTTGCTGGGCATAGTTTCCGGCCTCGAGGCGTCGTCATCGGACTGGTTGTTCGTGTGCGCCTGCGATATGCCCGCTATATCGGAGGCCGTCGTCAGGACTCTGTGGAAGTCGGGGGACAAGAGCGCGTCGGTGATAGTTCCCTACATCGGAGGGTTCTATCAGCCGCTGCATGCGTTCTACAACAGGTCCTGCCTTCCCGAGGCGGGGAGGCTCCTCCGGGAGGGGCGGCGAAAGACGACCGCTCTATACGACATGGTGCCCGTGTCGCTGGTGGAGGACGGGAATTTTTCGCATCTCCCGGGCTATAAAAGGTCCTTTGAGAACATCAACAGCATGGACGACCTGGAGAGGGTGGCGGGGCCTCTGCGGTAA